A single window of Stigmatopora nigra isolate UIUO_SnigA chromosome 22, RoL_Snig_1.1, whole genome shotgun sequence DNA harbors:
- the LOC144215466 gene encoding cytosolic carboxypeptidase 1-like isoform X4 yields the protein MNKPKMASEKGVPNNSRVQILLAQLEKINGDSMGRDPEMARQITSKLLHLIQSQEKTSKEVMTKGTSGIEVILSSLESTRDIQTILNILCILSELLTLGKGRRVGVFVSKGGTSVLLRILISAGKEYHPNEELMLHLHALLAKVGPKDRKLGVKARLTGALIVTINLIKRNLQNVKLLLPCLQVLRVYSANMINAIALGKNGAVELVFKIVAPYSKKNTTLIKVAVDALVALLKSKTNARQAVEGNYVPTLLALYLDWHRNDTWHRHTVIRKGLLGCLRNVTNIKLGRRAFTKADGMRILYDSSSECLSVRTLDPIVNASSLIMRKCFPKNRLPLPTIKSAFQYQLVHVLDSGPVAQLYNQRPGGRTHAQLCSEPLKKVDDVVDDSDDNEDTEAETENDTENDEDDKDCRCLNDDIEKDMNKLHPHQIPTRPFEELKVYEKFFVELSEEFQGYNFEPSTTSSSSHSDEPIVVPTPDAPSPNHVTAEDASNPSSPEATLPPLQLDTSDIATELNKKGEAHNEQVEHELSQPPEHVPLNAGELGDIQKGSPISVQKSTQSPLPLEGIAIRCLAAAAAAAAAAAAAAGGGGGGGGGGGGGSDCGSEGAEEEGCEGAVLEVPDTAQLLPLHDLDLYVDMVKGTKSVPHYTEVAYPDYFGHVAPTYREPLLERLYGVQRSKILQDIERLIHPNEVLDKVVYDLDIPGCPVIESNGESLRFNSQFESGNLRKAIQIRKYEYDLVLNSDINSNHHHQWFYFEVSGMRVDVTYRFNIINCEKSNSQFNYGMQALMYSVQEAIGGRPRWVRTGTDVCYYKNHFARSSIATGGQKGKSYYTITFSTIFNHKDDVCYFSYHYPYTYSSLKMHLSKLEAMKGPEIYLRQDVLCDTLGGNSCPLLTITAMPESNSSDHICQFRNRPLIFLSARVHPGETNASWVMKGTLEFLMGTSLLAATLREAYIFKIVPMLNPDGVINGNHRCSLSGEDLNRQWQIPNPELHPTIYHTKGLLQYLAHIQRAPLVFCDYHGHSRKKNVFMYGCSIKETIWQTNINAASSDLQEDLAYRALPKILSQIAPAFSMASCSFVVERSKESTARVVVWREIGVQRSYTMESTVCGCDQGKYKGFQIGTRELEEMGAQFCVALLRLKRMTGLHSHQHLLDLETDLIGTQPKVVSSCPTTYVMDDDEPSFLEAVDYSAESNDEDTEVDLEAASAAAAVAAVAAAAAGRPSP from the exons ATGAACAAACCCAAGATGGCCTCAGAGAAAGG TGTTCCCAACAACTCCAGGGTCCAGATCCTGCTGGCCCAGCTGGAGAAAATTAACGGAGACTCCATGGGGAGGGATCCTGAGATGGCCCGGCAGATCACCTCCAAGCTCCTCCATCTCATACAGTCACAGG AGAAGACGTCTAAGGAGGTGATGACCAAAGGCACAAGCGGCATTGAGGTTATCCTGTCCTCACTGGAG AGCACCCGGGACATTCAGACCATCCTCAACATTCTGTGCATACTCAGTGAGCTGCTGACCCTGG GCAAAGGGCGCAGAGTAGGGGTCTTTGTATCAAAAGGAGGAACATCAGTGCTTCTTCGTATCCTGATCAGTGCTGGCAAAGAATATCACCCCAATGAGGAGCTCATGTTGCATCTTCATGCCTTATTGGCTAAGGTGGGCCCAAAAG ATAGGAAATTGGGTGTAAAGGCACGTCTGACTGGAGCTTTGATTGTGACGATAAACCTGATTAAGAGAAACCTCCAAAATGTCAAGCTGCTCTTGCCATGCTTGCAGGTTCTTAGGGTTTACTCAGCCAACA TGATAAACGCCATAGCTCTGGGGAAAAACGGAGCGGTTGAACTGGTATTCAAGATTGTGGCACCGTACAGCAAGAAGAACACCACACTGATCAA GGTCGCTGTAGATGCACTTGTTGCTCTCCTCAAATCAA AGACAAACGCTCGGCAGGCAGTGGAGGGCAACTACGTTCCCACGTTGCTCGCCCTTTACCTCGACTGGCACCGCAACGACACTTGGCATCGTCACACAGTGATCCGCAAGGGTTTACTGGGCTGTCTGCGCAACGTCACAAACATAAAGCTGGGCAGACGGGCGTTCACCAAGGCGGACGGCATGCGTATTCTCTACGATTCTTCCAGT GAGTGTCTCTCTGTGCGCACGCTGGATCCTATTGTGAACGCTTCAAGTCTCATCATGAGGAAGTGCTTCCCCAAAAACCGTCTGCCTCTTCCTACCATCAAGTCAGCCTTCCAATACCAGCTGGTTCACGTGCTGGATTCAGGGCCGGTGGCACAGCTCTACAACCAACGACCGGGAG GAAGAACACACGCTCAGCTCTGCAGCGAGCCCTTAAAGAAGG TGGACGACGTGGTGGATGACAGTGACGATAACGAGGACACCGAAGCAGAAACAGAGAATGATACGGAGAATGATGAAGATGACAAAGATTGCCGGTGCCTG AACGACGACATTGAAAAAGATATGAACAAGCTACACCCCCATCAGATCCCGACCCGACCTTTCGAAGAGTTGAAAGTCTATGAAAAGTTCTTCGTGGAGCTTTCCGAAGAATTCCAG GGTTACAACTTTGAACCTTCGACCACATCTTCATCAAGTCACTCCGATGAGCCCATCGTTGTCCCCACACCTGATGCGCCGTCCCCAAATCATGTCACTGCTGAAGACGCTAGCAACCCATCTTCCCCTGAAGCTACTCTTCCTCCACTGCAGCTGGATACCAGCGACATTGCTACAGAACTCAACAAAAAGGGGGAGGCACATAATGAACAGGTGGAGCACGAGCTTTCACAGCCGCCAGAACATGTTCCTCTCAATGCGGGCGAGTTGGGAGACATACAAAAAGGATCTCCCATTAGCGTACAGAAGTCCACACAGTCGCCTCTGCCTCTAGAGGGCATCGCCATCCGCTGTTTAGCTGCTGCAGCAGCGGCAGCGGCAGCAGCAGCGGCAGCAgcagggggaggagggggaggaggaggaggaggaggaggtggatcAGACTGTGGCTCTGAGGGTGCCGAGGAAGAGGGTTGCGAAGGAGCTGTCCTGGAGGTGCCCGACACAGCTCAGCTTCTTCCGCTGCATGACCTAGATCTTTACGTAGACATGGTGAAGGGGACAAAGTCTGTGCCTCATTACACTGAGGTGGCCTACCCAGACTACTTTGGACACGTGGCCCCTACCTACAGGGAGCCTCTTTTGGAGAGATTGTATGGGGTGCAGAG GTCAAAGATATTACAGGATATTGAGAGGTTGATTCATCCCAATGAGGTACTGGATAAGGTTGTCTATGACCTTGACATTCCCGG ctgTCCTGTGATTGAAAGTAACGGCGAGTCGTTGAGGTTCAACTCACAGTTCGAGTCCGGCAACCTTAGGAAAGCCATTCAGATCAGGAA GTACGAGTACGACCTGGTTCTGAATTCGGACATCAACagcaaccaccaccaccagtggTTCTACTTTGAGGTGAGCGGCATGCGTGTGGATGTCACGTACCGCTTCAACATCATCAACTGTGAAAAGTCTAACAGCCAGTTCAACTATG gcaTGCAGGCGCTGATGTACTCGGTTCAGGAGGCCATCGGTGGCAGGCCTCGCTGGGTCAGAACAGGAACAGACGTCTGTTACTATAA gaACCATTTTGCCAGAAGTTCCATTGCAACTGGTGGTCAGAAAGGGAAATCCTACTACACAATTACTTTCAGCACCATCTTCAACCACAAGGATGACGTTTGCTATTTTTCCTATCACTACCCTTACACGTATTCTTCTCTAAAG ATGCACTTGTCAAAGTTAGAAGCTATGAAGGGCCCTGAAATATACCTTAGACAGGATGTCCTGTGCGACACCTTAGGGGGAAACAGCTGTCCGCTCCTTACCATCACCGCTATGCCAGAGTCAAACTCCAGTGATCACATCTGCCAATTTA GAAATCGCCCATTGATCTTTCTGTCAGCTAGAGTGCACCCTGGGGAAACCAATGCCAGCTGGGTGATGAAAGGCACACTGGAGTTCCTGATGGGCACAAGCCTGTTGGCGGCCACCCTCAGGGAGGCTTACATCTTCAAGATTGTGCCCATGCTCAACCCCGACGGTGTCATCAATGGAAA TCATCGTTGTTCTCTGAGTGGGGAAGATTTGAATCGCCAGTGGCAGATTCCTAATCCAGAGCTGCACCCAACCATCTACCACACCAAGGGCCTGCTGCAATACCTAGCACATATTCAACGAGCACCACTG GTTTTCTGTGACTACCACGGCCATTccagaaagaaaaatgtctttatgTACGGCTGTAGTATAAAGGAAACAATATGGCAGACAAACATCAATGCAGCCTCCAGCGATTTACAAGAGGACCTTGCATACCGA GCCCTCCCAAAGATCCTCTCCCAAATTGCGCCAGCCTTCAGCATGGCCAGCTGTAGTTTTGTGGTTGAGCGGTCCAAGGAGTCGACTGCGCGTGTGGTCGTTTGGCGGGAGATCGGCGTACAGCGCAGTTATACCATGGAGAGCACCGTTTGTGGATGTGACCAGGGCAAATATAAG GGTTTTCAGATTGGCACCAGGGAGTTGGAGGAGATGGGAGCTCAGTTCTGTGTGGCCCTGCTAAGGCTGAAGAGAATGACAGGACTGCACAGCCACCAGCATCTGTTGGATCTGGAGACTGACCTCATCGGGACGCAGCCTAAAGTAGTCAG TAGCTGTCCCACTACCTATGTGATGGACGATGATGAGCCGTCTTTCCTGGAGGCGGTGGATTACAGTGCCGAGAGCAACGACGAGGATACTGAGGTGGACCTCGAAGCCGCTTCCGCCGCTGCCGCTGTCGCCGCTgttgccgccgccgctgccggtCGACCAAGTCCCTGA
- the LOC144215466 gene encoding cytosolic carboxypeptidase 1-like isoform X1 has translation MNKPKMASEKGVPNNSRVQILLAQLEKINGDSMGRDPEMARQITSKLLHLIQSQEKTSKEVMTKGTSGIEVILSSLESTRDIQTILNILCILSELLTLGKGRRVGVFVSKGGTSVLLRILISAGKEYHPNEELMLHLHALLAKVGPKDRKLGVKARLTGALIVTINLIKRNLQNVKLLLPCLQVLRVYSANMINAIALGKNGAVELVFKIVAPYSKKNTTLIKVAVDALVALLKSKTNARQAVEGNYVPTLLALYLDWHRNDTWHRHTVIRKGLLGCLRNVTNIKLGRRAFTKADGMRILYDSSSECLSVRTLDPIVNASSLIMRKCFPKNRLPLPTIKSAFQYQLVHVLDSGPVAQLYNQRPGGRTHAQLCSEPLKKGKAASCAHFKGDNCAVCMCAPPVDDVVDDSDDNEDTEAETENDTENDEDDKDCRCLNDDIEKDMNKLHPHQIPTRPFEELKVYEKFFVELSEEFQGYNFEPSTTSSSSHSDEPIVVPTPDAPSPNHVTAEDASNPSSPEATLPPLQLDTSDIATELNKKGEAHNEQVEHELSQPPEHVPLNAGELGDIQKGSPISVQKSTQSPLPLEGIAIRCLAAAAAAAAAAAAAAGGGGGGGGGGGGGSDCGSEGAEEEGCEGAVLEVPDTAQLLPLHDLDLYVDMVKGTKSVPHYTEVAYPDYFGHVAPTYREPLLERLYGVQRSKILQDIERLIHPNEVLDKVVYDLDIPGCPVIESNGESLRFNSQFESGNLRKAIQIRKYEYDLVLNSDINSNHHHQWFYFEVSGMRVDVTYRFNIINCEKSNSQFNYGMQALMYSVQEAIGGRPRWVRTGTDVCYYKNHFARSSIATGGQKGKSYYTITFSTIFNHKDDVCYFSYHYPYTYSSLKMHLSKLEAMKGPEIYLRQDVLCDTLGGNSCPLLTITAMPESNSSDHICQFRNRPLIFLSARVHPGETNASWVMKGTLEFLMGTSLLAATLREAYIFKIVPMLNPDGVINGNHRCSLSGEDLNRQWQIPNPELHPTIYHTKGLLQYLAHIQRAPLVFCDYHGHSRKKNVFMYGCSIKETIWQTNINAASSDLQEDLAYRALPKILSQIAPAFSMASCSFVVERSKESTARVVVWREIGVQRSYTMESTVCGCDQGKYKGFQIGTRELEEMGAQFCVALLRLKRMTGLHSHQHLLDLETDLIGTQPKVVSSCPTTYVMDDDEPSFLEAVDYSAESNDEDTEVDLEAASAAAAVAAVAAAAAGRPSP, from the exons ATGAACAAACCCAAGATGGCCTCAGAGAAAGG TGTTCCCAACAACTCCAGGGTCCAGATCCTGCTGGCCCAGCTGGAGAAAATTAACGGAGACTCCATGGGGAGGGATCCTGAGATGGCCCGGCAGATCACCTCCAAGCTCCTCCATCTCATACAGTCACAGG AGAAGACGTCTAAGGAGGTGATGACCAAAGGCACAAGCGGCATTGAGGTTATCCTGTCCTCACTGGAG AGCACCCGGGACATTCAGACCATCCTCAACATTCTGTGCATACTCAGTGAGCTGCTGACCCTGG GCAAAGGGCGCAGAGTAGGGGTCTTTGTATCAAAAGGAGGAACATCAGTGCTTCTTCGTATCCTGATCAGTGCTGGCAAAGAATATCACCCCAATGAGGAGCTCATGTTGCATCTTCATGCCTTATTGGCTAAGGTGGGCCCAAAAG ATAGGAAATTGGGTGTAAAGGCACGTCTGACTGGAGCTTTGATTGTGACGATAAACCTGATTAAGAGAAACCTCCAAAATGTCAAGCTGCTCTTGCCATGCTTGCAGGTTCTTAGGGTTTACTCAGCCAACA TGATAAACGCCATAGCTCTGGGGAAAAACGGAGCGGTTGAACTGGTATTCAAGATTGTGGCACCGTACAGCAAGAAGAACACCACACTGATCAA GGTCGCTGTAGATGCACTTGTTGCTCTCCTCAAATCAA AGACAAACGCTCGGCAGGCAGTGGAGGGCAACTACGTTCCCACGTTGCTCGCCCTTTACCTCGACTGGCACCGCAACGACACTTGGCATCGTCACACAGTGATCCGCAAGGGTTTACTGGGCTGTCTGCGCAACGTCACAAACATAAAGCTGGGCAGACGGGCGTTCACCAAGGCGGACGGCATGCGTATTCTCTACGATTCTTCCAGT GAGTGTCTCTCTGTGCGCACGCTGGATCCTATTGTGAACGCTTCAAGTCTCATCATGAGGAAGTGCTTCCCCAAAAACCGTCTGCCTCTTCCTACCATCAAGTCAGCCTTCCAATACCAGCTGGTTCACGTGCTGGATTCAGGGCCGGTGGCACAGCTCTACAACCAACGACCGGGAG GAAGAACACACGCTCAGCTCTGCAGCGAGCCCTTAAAGAAGG GGAAAGCTGCAAGCTGTGCCCATTTTAAGGGTGATAATTGcgctgtgtgcatgtgtgcccCACCAGTGGACGACGTGGTGGATGACAGTGACGATAACGAGGACACCGAAGCAGAAACAGAGAATGATACGGAGAATGATGAAGATGACAAAGATTGCCGGTGCCTG AACGACGACATTGAAAAAGATATGAACAAGCTACACCCCCATCAGATCCCGACCCGACCTTTCGAAGAGTTGAAAGTCTATGAAAAGTTCTTCGTGGAGCTTTCCGAAGAATTCCAG GGTTACAACTTTGAACCTTCGACCACATCTTCATCAAGTCACTCCGATGAGCCCATCGTTGTCCCCACACCTGATGCGCCGTCCCCAAATCATGTCACTGCTGAAGACGCTAGCAACCCATCTTCCCCTGAAGCTACTCTTCCTCCACTGCAGCTGGATACCAGCGACATTGCTACAGAACTCAACAAAAAGGGGGAGGCACATAATGAACAGGTGGAGCACGAGCTTTCACAGCCGCCAGAACATGTTCCTCTCAATGCGGGCGAGTTGGGAGACATACAAAAAGGATCTCCCATTAGCGTACAGAAGTCCACACAGTCGCCTCTGCCTCTAGAGGGCATCGCCATCCGCTGTTTAGCTGCTGCAGCAGCGGCAGCGGCAGCAGCAGCGGCAGCAgcagggggaggagggggaggaggaggaggaggaggaggtggatcAGACTGTGGCTCTGAGGGTGCCGAGGAAGAGGGTTGCGAAGGAGCTGTCCTGGAGGTGCCCGACACAGCTCAGCTTCTTCCGCTGCATGACCTAGATCTTTACGTAGACATGGTGAAGGGGACAAAGTCTGTGCCTCATTACACTGAGGTGGCCTACCCAGACTACTTTGGACACGTGGCCCCTACCTACAGGGAGCCTCTTTTGGAGAGATTGTATGGGGTGCAGAG GTCAAAGATATTACAGGATATTGAGAGGTTGATTCATCCCAATGAGGTACTGGATAAGGTTGTCTATGACCTTGACATTCCCGG ctgTCCTGTGATTGAAAGTAACGGCGAGTCGTTGAGGTTCAACTCACAGTTCGAGTCCGGCAACCTTAGGAAAGCCATTCAGATCAGGAA GTACGAGTACGACCTGGTTCTGAATTCGGACATCAACagcaaccaccaccaccagtggTTCTACTTTGAGGTGAGCGGCATGCGTGTGGATGTCACGTACCGCTTCAACATCATCAACTGTGAAAAGTCTAACAGCCAGTTCAACTATG gcaTGCAGGCGCTGATGTACTCGGTTCAGGAGGCCATCGGTGGCAGGCCTCGCTGGGTCAGAACAGGAACAGACGTCTGTTACTATAA gaACCATTTTGCCAGAAGTTCCATTGCAACTGGTGGTCAGAAAGGGAAATCCTACTACACAATTACTTTCAGCACCATCTTCAACCACAAGGATGACGTTTGCTATTTTTCCTATCACTACCCTTACACGTATTCTTCTCTAAAG ATGCACTTGTCAAAGTTAGAAGCTATGAAGGGCCCTGAAATATACCTTAGACAGGATGTCCTGTGCGACACCTTAGGGGGAAACAGCTGTCCGCTCCTTACCATCACCGCTATGCCAGAGTCAAACTCCAGTGATCACATCTGCCAATTTA GAAATCGCCCATTGATCTTTCTGTCAGCTAGAGTGCACCCTGGGGAAACCAATGCCAGCTGGGTGATGAAAGGCACACTGGAGTTCCTGATGGGCACAAGCCTGTTGGCGGCCACCCTCAGGGAGGCTTACATCTTCAAGATTGTGCCCATGCTCAACCCCGACGGTGTCATCAATGGAAA TCATCGTTGTTCTCTGAGTGGGGAAGATTTGAATCGCCAGTGGCAGATTCCTAATCCAGAGCTGCACCCAACCATCTACCACACCAAGGGCCTGCTGCAATACCTAGCACATATTCAACGAGCACCACTG GTTTTCTGTGACTACCACGGCCATTccagaaagaaaaatgtctttatgTACGGCTGTAGTATAAAGGAAACAATATGGCAGACAAACATCAATGCAGCCTCCAGCGATTTACAAGAGGACCTTGCATACCGA GCCCTCCCAAAGATCCTCTCCCAAATTGCGCCAGCCTTCAGCATGGCCAGCTGTAGTTTTGTGGTTGAGCGGTCCAAGGAGTCGACTGCGCGTGTGGTCGTTTGGCGGGAGATCGGCGTACAGCGCAGTTATACCATGGAGAGCACCGTTTGTGGATGTGACCAGGGCAAATATAAG GGTTTTCAGATTGGCACCAGGGAGTTGGAGGAGATGGGAGCTCAGTTCTGTGTGGCCCTGCTAAGGCTGAAGAGAATGACAGGACTGCACAGCCACCAGCATCTGTTGGATCTGGAGACTGACCTCATCGGGACGCAGCCTAAAGTAGTCAG TAGCTGTCCCACTACCTATGTGATGGACGATGATGAGCCGTCTTTCCTGGAGGCGGTGGATTACAGTGCCGAGAGCAACGACGAGGATACTGAGGTGGACCTCGAAGCCGCTTCCGCCGCTGCCGCTGTCGCCGCTgttgccgccgccgctgccggtCGACCAAGTCCCTGA
- the LOC144215466 gene encoding cytosolic carboxypeptidase 1-like isoform X5 translates to MNKPKMASEKGVPNNSRVQILLAQLEKINGDSMGRDPEMARQITSKLLHLIQSQEKTSKEVMTKGTSGIEVILSSLESTRDIQTILNILCILSELLTLGKGRRVGVFVSKGGTSVLLRILISAGKEYHPNEELMLHLHALLAKVGPKDRKLGVKARLTGALIVTINLIKRNLQNVKLLLPCLQVLRVYSANMINAIALGKNGAVELVFKIVAPYSKKNTTLIKVAVDALVALLKSKTNARQAVEGNYVPTLLALYLDWHRNDTWHRHTVIRKGLLGCLRNVTNIKLGRRAFTKADGMRILYDSSSECLSVRTLDPIVNASSLIMRKCFPKNRLPLPTIKSAFQYQLVHVLDSGPVAQLYNQRPGVDDVVDDSDDNEDTEAETENDTENDEDDKDCRCLNDDIEKDMNKLHPHQIPTRPFEELKVYEKFFVELSEEFQGYNFEPSTTSSSSHSDEPIVVPTPDAPSPNHVTAEDASNPSSPEATLPPLQLDTSDIATELNKKGEAHNEQVEHELSQPPEHVPLNAGELGDIQKGSPISVQKSTQSPLPLEGIAIRCLAAAAAAAAAAAAAAGGGGGGGGGGGGGSDCGSEGAEEEGCEGAVLEVPDTAQLLPLHDLDLYVDMVKGTKSVPHYTEVAYPDYFGHVAPTYREPLLERLYGVQRSKILQDIERLIHPNEVLDKVVYDLDIPGCPVIESNGESLRFNSQFESGNLRKAIQIRKYEYDLVLNSDINSNHHHQWFYFEVSGMRVDVTYRFNIINCEKSNSQFNYGMQALMYSVQEAIGGRPRWVRTGTDVCYYKNHFARSSIATGGQKGKSYYTITFSTIFNHKDDVCYFSYHYPYTYSSLKMHLSKLEAMKGPEIYLRQDVLCDTLGGNSCPLLTITAMPESNSSDHICQFRNRPLIFLSARVHPGETNASWVMKGTLEFLMGTSLLAATLREAYIFKIVPMLNPDGVINGNHRCSLSGEDLNRQWQIPNPELHPTIYHTKGLLQYLAHIQRAPLVFCDYHGHSRKKNVFMYGCSIKETIWQTNINAASSDLQEDLAYRALPKILSQIAPAFSMASCSFVVERSKESTARVVVWREIGVQRSYTMESTVCGCDQGKYKGFQIGTRELEEMGAQFCVALLRLKRMTGLHSHQHLLDLETDLIGTQPKVVSSCPTTYVMDDDEPSFLEAVDYSAESNDEDTEVDLEAASAAAAVAAVAAAAAGRPSP, encoded by the exons ATGAACAAACCCAAGATGGCCTCAGAGAAAGG TGTTCCCAACAACTCCAGGGTCCAGATCCTGCTGGCCCAGCTGGAGAAAATTAACGGAGACTCCATGGGGAGGGATCCTGAGATGGCCCGGCAGATCACCTCCAAGCTCCTCCATCTCATACAGTCACAGG AGAAGACGTCTAAGGAGGTGATGACCAAAGGCACAAGCGGCATTGAGGTTATCCTGTCCTCACTGGAG AGCACCCGGGACATTCAGACCATCCTCAACATTCTGTGCATACTCAGTGAGCTGCTGACCCTGG GCAAAGGGCGCAGAGTAGGGGTCTTTGTATCAAAAGGAGGAACATCAGTGCTTCTTCGTATCCTGATCAGTGCTGGCAAAGAATATCACCCCAATGAGGAGCTCATGTTGCATCTTCATGCCTTATTGGCTAAGGTGGGCCCAAAAG ATAGGAAATTGGGTGTAAAGGCACGTCTGACTGGAGCTTTGATTGTGACGATAAACCTGATTAAGAGAAACCTCCAAAATGTCAAGCTGCTCTTGCCATGCTTGCAGGTTCTTAGGGTTTACTCAGCCAACA TGATAAACGCCATAGCTCTGGGGAAAAACGGAGCGGTTGAACTGGTATTCAAGATTGTGGCACCGTACAGCAAGAAGAACACCACACTGATCAA GGTCGCTGTAGATGCACTTGTTGCTCTCCTCAAATCAA AGACAAACGCTCGGCAGGCAGTGGAGGGCAACTACGTTCCCACGTTGCTCGCCCTTTACCTCGACTGGCACCGCAACGACACTTGGCATCGTCACACAGTGATCCGCAAGGGTTTACTGGGCTGTCTGCGCAACGTCACAAACATAAAGCTGGGCAGACGGGCGTTCACCAAGGCGGACGGCATGCGTATTCTCTACGATTCTTCCAGT GAGTGTCTCTCTGTGCGCACGCTGGATCCTATTGTGAACGCTTCAAGTCTCATCATGAGGAAGTGCTTCCCCAAAAACCGTCTGCCTCTTCCTACCATCAAGTCAGCCTTCCAATACCAGCTGGTTCACGTGCTGGATTCAGGGCCGGTGGCACAGCTCTACAACCAACGACCGGGAG TGGACGACGTGGTGGATGACAGTGACGATAACGAGGACACCGAAGCAGAAACAGAGAATGATACGGAGAATGATGAAGATGACAAAGATTGCCGGTGCCTG AACGACGACATTGAAAAAGATATGAACAAGCTACACCCCCATCAGATCCCGACCCGACCTTTCGAAGAGTTGAAAGTCTATGAAAAGTTCTTCGTGGAGCTTTCCGAAGAATTCCAG GGTTACAACTTTGAACCTTCGACCACATCTTCATCAAGTCACTCCGATGAGCCCATCGTTGTCCCCACACCTGATGCGCCGTCCCCAAATCATGTCACTGCTGAAGACGCTAGCAACCCATCTTCCCCTGAAGCTACTCTTCCTCCACTGCAGCTGGATACCAGCGACATTGCTACAGAACTCAACAAAAAGGGGGAGGCACATAATGAACAGGTGGAGCACGAGCTTTCACAGCCGCCAGAACATGTTCCTCTCAATGCGGGCGAGTTGGGAGACATACAAAAAGGATCTCCCATTAGCGTACAGAAGTCCACACAGTCGCCTCTGCCTCTAGAGGGCATCGCCATCCGCTGTTTAGCTGCTGCAGCAGCGGCAGCGGCAGCAGCAGCGGCAGCAgcagggggaggagggggaggaggaggaggaggaggaggtggatcAGACTGTGGCTCTGAGGGTGCCGAGGAAGAGGGTTGCGAAGGAGCTGTCCTGGAGGTGCCCGACACAGCTCAGCTTCTTCCGCTGCATGACCTAGATCTTTACGTAGACATGGTGAAGGGGACAAAGTCTGTGCCTCATTACACTGAGGTGGCCTACCCAGACTACTTTGGACACGTGGCCCCTACCTACAGGGAGCCTCTTTTGGAGAGATTGTATGGGGTGCAGAG GTCAAAGATATTACAGGATATTGAGAGGTTGATTCATCCCAATGAGGTACTGGATAAGGTTGTCTATGACCTTGACATTCCCGG ctgTCCTGTGATTGAAAGTAACGGCGAGTCGTTGAGGTTCAACTCACAGTTCGAGTCCGGCAACCTTAGGAAAGCCATTCAGATCAGGAA GTACGAGTACGACCTGGTTCTGAATTCGGACATCAACagcaaccaccaccaccagtggTTCTACTTTGAGGTGAGCGGCATGCGTGTGGATGTCACGTACCGCTTCAACATCATCAACTGTGAAAAGTCTAACAGCCAGTTCAACTATG gcaTGCAGGCGCTGATGTACTCGGTTCAGGAGGCCATCGGTGGCAGGCCTCGCTGGGTCAGAACAGGAACAGACGTCTGTTACTATAA gaACCATTTTGCCAGAAGTTCCATTGCAACTGGTGGTCAGAAAGGGAAATCCTACTACACAATTACTTTCAGCACCATCTTCAACCACAAGGATGACGTTTGCTATTTTTCCTATCACTACCCTTACACGTATTCTTCTCTAAAG ATGCACTTGTCAAAGTTAGAAGCTATGAAGGGCCCTGAAATATACCTTAGACAGGATGTCCTGTGCGACACCTTAGGGGGAAACAGCTGTCCGCTCCTTACCATCACCGCTATGCCAGAGTCAAACTCCAGTGATCACATCTGCCAATTTA GAAATCGCCCATTGATCTTTCTGTCAGCTAGAGTGCACCCTGGGGAAACCAATGCCAGCTGGGTGATGAAAGGCACACTGGAGTTCCTGATGGGCACAAGCCTGTTGGCGGCCACCCTCAGGGAGGCTTACATCTTCAAGATTGTGCCCATGCTCAACCCCGACGGTGTCATCAATGGAAA TCATCGTTGTTCTCTGAGTGGGGAAGATTTGAATCGCCAGTGGCAGATTCCTAATCCAGAGCTGCACCCAACCATCTACCACACCAAGGGCCTGCTGCAATACCTAGCACATATTCAACGAGCACCACTG GTTTTCTGTGACTACCACGGCCATTccagaaagaaaaatgtctttatgTACGGCTGTAGTATAAAGGAAACAATATGGCAGACAAACATCAATGCAGCCTCCAGCGATTTACAAGAGGACCTTGCATACCGA GCCCTCCCAAAGATCCTCTCCCAAATTGCGCCAGCCTTCAGCATGGCCAGCTGTAGTTTTGTGGTTGAGCGGTCCAAGGAGTCGACTGCGCGTGTGGTCGTTTGGCGGGAGATCGGCGTACAGCGCAGTTATACCATGGAGAGCACCGTTTGTGGATGTGACCAGGGCAAATATAAG GGTTTTCAGATTGGCACCAGGGAGTTGGAGGAGATGGGAGCTCAGTTCTGTGTGGCCCTGCTAAGGCTGAAGAGAATGACAGGACTGCACAGCCACCAGCATCTGTTGGATCTGGAGACTGACCTCATCGGGACGCAGCCTAAAGTAGTCAG TAGCTGTCCCACTACCTATGTGATGGACGATGATGAGCCGTCTTTCCTGGAGGCGGTGGATTACAGTGCCGAGAGCAACGACGAGGATACTGAGGTGGACCTCGAAGCCGCTTCCGCCGCTGCCGCTGTCGCCGCTgttgccgccgccgctgccggtCGACCAAGTCCCTGA